Proteins found in one Mesorhizobium sp. CAU 1732 genomic segment:
- the murC gene encoding UDP-N-acetylmuramate--L-alanine ligase: MKMPQTIGVVHFIGIGGIGMSGIAEVLHNLGYQVQGSDQADSANVQRLRDKGITCFVGHGAENLGAAEVVVVSTAVKKTNPELIAAREKLLPIVRRAEMLAELMRFRNAIAIGGTHGKTTTTSMVATLLDAGGLDPTVVNGGIINAYGTNARMGGGEWMVVEADESDGTFLKLPADIAVVTNIDPEHLDHYGSFDKVREAFRQFVENVPFYGFGVMCIDHPEVQSLVSRIEDRRVVTYGENPQSDVRFTNVRMDGATSVFDVTIRDRKSGEATEMEGLRLPMPGRHNVANATAAIAVSHQLGMTADDIRRGLSSFGGVKRRFTNTGSWNGAQIFDDYGHHPVEIKAVLRAAREACQGRVIAIAQPHRFTRLRDLFDDFAACFNDADVVMIAPVYAAGEDPIEGIDAEHLVGRIRAGGHRDARTIDGPSAIAPLVRDLARDGDFVVLLGAGNITQWAYALPKELEAGA, translated from the coding sequence ATGAAGATGCCGCAGACAATCGGCGTCGTGCATTTCATCGGCATTGGCGGCATCGGAATGAGCGGCATCGCCGAGGTGCTGCACAATCTCGGCTACCAGGTGCAGGGATCCGACCAGGCAGACAGCGCCAATGTGCAGCGTCTGCGCGACAAGGGCATCACCTGTTTTGTGGGGCATGGCGCCGAAAACCTCGGTGCTGCCGAAGTCGTGGTCGTGTCGACCGCAGTGAAGAAAACCAACCCCGAACTGATCGCCGCGCGCGAAAAGCTTTTGCCGATCGTGCGACGGGCGGAGATGCTGGCCGAGCTCATGCGCTTCCGCAATGCGATCGCGATTGGCGGAACGCACGGCAAGACGACCACGACGTCGATGGTCGCGACGCTGCTCGATGCCGGCGGGCTCGATCCGACCGTGGTCAATGGCGGCATCATCAACGCCTACGGCACCAATGCGCGCATGGGCGGCGGTGAGTGGATGGTCGTCGAGGCCGACGAGAGCGACGGGACGTTCCTCAAGCTGCCGGCCGATATCGCGGTGGTCACGAATATCGATCCCGAGCATCTCGATCATTACGGGTCGTTCGACAAGGTGCGCGAGGCGTTTCGCCAGTTCGTCGAGAACGTGCCGTTTTACGGCTTCGGCGTGATGTGCATCGACCATCCGGAGGTTCAATCCCTGGTCAGCCGCATCGAGGACCGGCGTGTCGTCACCTATGGCGAAAACCCGCAATCGGATGTGCGCTTTACGAATGTGCGCATGGATGGCGCGACGTCCGTCTTCGACGTCACCATCCGCGACCGGAAGTCCGGCGAGGCCACGGAGATGGAGGGGCTGCGCCTGCCGATGCCCGGCCGTCATAACGTCGCCAACGCGACCGCTGCGATCGCCGTATCGCACCAGCTCGGCATGACCGCCGACGACATCAGGCGCGGCCTGTCGTCGTTCGGCGGCGTCAAGCGGCGCTTCACCAACACCGGCTCATGGAACGGCGCGCAAATCTTCGACGACTACGGACATCATCCGGTCGAGATCAAGGCCGTGCTGCGCGCCGCGCGCGAAGCCTGCCAGGGCAGGGTGATCGCCATCGCGCAACCGCACCGCTTCACGCGCCTGCGCGACTTGTTCGACGATTTCGCGGCGTGCTTCAACGACGCCGATGTCGTCATGATCGCGCCCGTCTATGCGGCGGGCGAAGACCCGATCGAGGGCATCGACGCTGAACATCTCGTGGGACGCATTCGCGCCGGCGGACATCGCGACGCCCGCACCATCGACGGGCCATCGGCGATCGCACCGCTCGTTCGCGATCTCGCGCGTGACGGCGACTTCGTCGTGCTGCTCGGTGCGGGCAACATCACCCAGTGGGCTTACGCGCTGCCCAAGGAACTCGAGGCCGGCGCATGA
- a CDS encoding cell division protein FtsQ/DivIB — protein MFALTSGQSSGSGADSRGRWLRASGGFVLPRWLRKPARFFARFVSGEIEAPPYTMAALSAGVIGAFSIYGAVIGGHLPSAVQAVTARTGFAIDEIRVSGNVETSEIDIFDRVGLDGWTSLVGFDPEEARQRIASLPWVETASVRKIYPATLEVKVVERAPYAIWQQGSRLSLIEENGEVIAPVSGSRHLALPLVVGAGAEGPAADFIAKVAAYPELASRIRGYVRISDRRWNLRLENGITIKLPEVGEDQAIADLLALDKDHALLSRDIETVDMRFGDRLIVKLSTDAAEAREASLKERLGKRYKPAERQI, from the coding sequence GTGTTTGCGTTGACGTCAGGTCAGAGCAGCGGTTCCGGCGCAGATTCGCGCGGACGCTGGCTGCGGGCATCTGGTGGTTTTGTTCTTCCGCGCTGGCTGCGCAAGCCGGCTCGCTTTTTTGCGCGTTTCGTCTCCGGCGAGATCGAGGCTCCGCCCTATACGATGGCGGCTCTGTCTGCCGGTGTGATTGGCGCGTTCTCGATCTATGGCGCGGTGATCGGCGGTCATTTGCCATCGGCTGTACAGGCGGTTACGGCGCGCACGGGTTTCGCCATCGACGAAATTCGTGTCAGCGGCAATGTGGAGACCTCGGAGATCGATATCTTCGATCGCGTCGGCCTGGATGGCTGGACCTCTCTCGTCGGGTTCGATCCGGAGGAGGCGCGCCAGCGCATTGCGAGCCTTCCCTGGGTCGAGACTGCGTCGGTGCGCAAAATCTATCCGGCAACGTTGGAAGTGAAGGTCGTCGAGCGCGCGCCTTACGCGATCTGGCAGCAGGGCAGCCGCTTGTCGCTGATCGAGGAAAATGGCGAGGTCATCGCGCCGGTGTCCGGTTCGCGGCATCTGGCGCTGCCGCTGGTCGTCGGTGCGGGTGCCGAAGGTCCGGCGGCCGATTTCATCGCCAAGGTCGCGGCCTACCCGGAACTCGCGTCGCGGATCCGCGGCTACGTTCGCATATCGGATCGGCGCTGGAACCTGCGACTGGAGAACGGCATCACCATCAAACTTCCCGAGGTTGGCGAGGATCAGGCCATTGCCGACCTGCTCGCGCTCGACAAGGACCATGCGCTGCTGTCGCGCGATATCGAAACCGTGGACATGCGGTTTGGCGATCGTCTGATCGTCAAGCTGAGCACCGATGCCGCAGAGGCCCGCGAGGCTTCCCTCAAGGAGCGCCTCGGCAAGAGATACAAGCCGGCGGAGCGGCAGATATGA
- the murB gene encoding UDP-N-acetylmuramate dehydrogenase, which translates to MTDGAALLARLGDAVNGIRGRLTPDAPMDAITWFRAGGPAELLFQPADEEDLSNLLRVLPTDVPVMVVGVGSNLLVREGGIRGVVIRLSAKGFGAVEAIGDNRIRAGAAVPDKRVAAAALEAGIGGFHFYHGIPGAIGGALRMNAGANGVETRDRVVSVRAIDRGGDVHEFSNGQMGYAYRHSSAPKDMIFVSAEFEGFAEDPVAIRAAMDAVQTHRETVQPIKEKTGGSTFKNPDGTSAWKEIDRAGCRGVMIGGAQMSPMHCNFMINTGNATGYDLEYLGETVRATVLEHSGIRLEWEIKRLGAFKRGREVQEFLGQLL; encoded by the coding sequence ATGACGGACGGCGCGGCTTTGCTGGCGCGTCTGGGCGATGCGGTAAACGGCATTCGCGGACGGCTGACGCCCGACGCGCCGATGGACGCGATCACCTGGTTTCGCGCCGGCGGCCCGGCCGAGTTGCTTTTCCAGCCTGCCGACGAGGAGGATTTGTCGAATCTCCTCAGAGTGTTGCCGACGGACGTTCCTGTCATGGTTGTGGGTGTGGGCTCCAACCTTCTGGTTCGTGAGGGCGGGATACGCGGTGTCGTCATCCGGCTTTCCGCAAAGGGGTTCGGCGCCGTCGAGGCGATCGGCGACAACAGGATCAGGGCAGGCGCGGCGGTGCCCGACAAGCGCGTGGCCGCCGCAGCGCTGGAAGCCGGTATCGGCGGGTTTCATTTCTACCACGGCATCCCCGGCGCGATCGGCGGTGCGCTGCGCATGAATGCGGGCGCCAACGGCGTCGAGACGCGCGACCGTGTCGTGTCCGTCCGCGCCATCGATCGCGGCGGCGACGTTCACGAATTTTCCAATGGGCAGATGGGCTATGCCTACCGGCACTCGTCGGCGCCGAAGGATATGATCTTCGTCTCCGCCGAGTTCGAAGGCTTCGCGGAAGACCCCGTCGCGATCCGGGCGGCGATGGATGCCGTGCAGACGCACCGCGAGACGGTCCAGCCGATCAAGGAAAAGACCGGCGGCTCCACCTTCAAGAACCCGGACGGCACGTCGGCCTGGAAGGAAATCGACCGGGCAGGGTGCCGTGGCGTGATGATCGGCGGCGCGCAGATGTCGCCTATGCACTGCAACTTCATGATCAACACCGGCAACGCCACGGGATACGACCTTGAGTATCTGGGCGAGACGGTGCGGGCGACGGTGCTCGAACATTCGGGCATCAGGCTCGAATGGGAGATCAAGCGGCTCGGCGCGTTCAAGCGCGGTCGCGAGGTGCAGGAGTTTCTGGGGCAGCTTCTCTAG
- the ftsA gene encoding cell division protein FtsA — MSWLGGQNDSTAGRSGIVTVLDVGSTKVCCVIGNLKPCEESERLPGRTHKVKVIGIGHQKSLGVKSGVIIDLDRAEQSIRLAVDAAERMAGLTVESLFVNVSAGRMKSSVYSSSVNLGGHEAGEADIKRVLAAGAKQALRAEREVVHALPIGFSLDTERGMRDPRGMIGDQLGVDMHVLTADGAPLRNLELCVNRSHLSVERMVATPYASGLSALVDDEAEMGAACIDMGGGTTTISIFAEGKFVHAEVLPIGGGHVTMDLARGLSTRKEHAERLKVMHGSALPSADDDRDMVTIHPMGPDDGEVPQQAPRAVMNKIIRARIEETLEIVRDHLNKSGFGSVVGKRVVLTGGASQLAGLPEAARRILARNVRLGRPLGVTGLPEAAKGPAFATTVGLLIYPQVASFESRYGKGGSMRFKATGTGGRLQRVSQWFRDSF, encoded by the coding sequence ATGAGCTGGCTTGGTGGACAAAACGATTCGACGGCCGGACGCTCCGGTATCGTCACCGTGCTCGATGTCGGCTCCACGAAAGTGTGCTGCGTCATCGGCAACCTGAAGCCTTGCGAGGAGAGCGAGCGCCTTCCCGGCCGCACGCACAAGGTCAAGGTCATCGGCATCGGGCACCAGAAGTCGCTGGGCGTGAAGTCGGGCGTCATCATCGATCTCGACCGTGCCGAGCAGTCGATCAGGCTGGCGGTCGATGCGGCCGAGCGCATGGCTGGCCTGACCGTCGAATCGCTGTTCGTGAACGTGTCGGCCGGTCGGATGAAAAGCTCGGTCTATTCGTCGTCGGTCAATCTGGGCGGTCACGAAGCGGGCGAGGCCGACATCAAGCGCGTCCTGGCAGCGGGCGCCAAGCAGGCGCTGCGCGCCGAACGCGAAGTCGTCCATGCGCTGCCGATCGGCTTCTCGCTCGACACCGAGCGCGGCATGCGCGACCCACGCGGCATGATCGGAGACCAGCTCGGCGTCGACATGCACGTTCTGACGGCAGACGGCGCGCCGCTGCGCAATCTCGAACTGTGCGTGAACCGCTCGCATCTCTCCGTCGAGCGCATGGTCGCGACGCCCTATGCCAGCGGCCTGTCGGCGCTCGTCGACGATGAGGCCGAGATGGGTGCCGCCTGCATCGACATGGGCGGCGGCACGACCACGATCTCGATCTTCGCGGAAGGCAAGTTCGTCCATGCGGAAGTGCTGCCCATCGGCGGCGGCCATGTGACGATGGATCTCGCGCGCGGCCTCTCGACGCGCAAGGAACACGCCGAGCGGCTCAAGGTCATGCATGGCTCGGCCTTGCCGTCGGCCGACGACGATCGCGACATGGTCACCATCCATCCGATGGGACCCGATGATGGCGAGGTGCCGCAGCAGGCGCCGCGCGCCGTCATGAACAAGATCATCCGCGCCCGCATCGAGGAGACCCTCGAGATCGTGCGCGACCATCTGAACAAGTCCGGCTTCGGAAGCGTCGTGGGCAAGCGCGTCGTGCTGACGGGCGGCGCGAGCCAACTCGCCGGCCTTCCGGAAGCAGCGCGGCGGATCCTGGCGCGCAATGTGCGGCTTGGACGGCCGCTCGGCGTGACCGGTCTGCCGGAGGCGGCCAAGGGGCCGGCCTTCGCGACCACGGTCGGGCTGCTCATTTATCCTCAGGTTGCAAGTTTCGAGAGCCGGTACGGCAAGGGAGGTAGCATGCGTTTCAAGGCTACCGGTACCGGCGGCAGACTCCAGCGCGTAAGTCAGTGGTTTAGAGACAGTTTTTGA
- the murG gene encoding undecaprenyldiphospho-muramoylpentapeptide beta-N-acetylglucosaminyltransferase has product MAKGTILLAAGGTGGHLFPAEALAHELIARGWAVHLATDSRAGRFAGTFPAAEIHAIASATIGSKNPVALARAFWAIWSGAREAGKVIAEIKPKVVIGFGGYPTLPPVWAATRRGVPTIVHEQNAVMGRANKALAGRVTAIAGGFLPAGAGIHAGKTVVTGNPVRPAVLEAAGQPYSQSAAGQPFNLLVFGGSQGAQFFSDAIPAAIALLPDELRARLRVVQQARKEDETAVRGAYEKLGVPAEVSPFFGDMSARIAHAHLVISRSGASTVSEIAAIGRPAILVPYPHALDHDQAANAAALAAAGGAEVCPQASLSPETIAAKLTDLMTQPQRCADMAAGAKSAGRPDATRLLADLAEAIASGQSVEAFKGRVQA; this is encoded by the coding sequence ATGGCGAAAGGCACGATCCTGCTCGCCGCCGGGGGGACCGGCGGCCATCTCTTTCCGGCGGAAGCGCTCGCTCACGAACTGATCGCGCGTGGCTGGGCCGTGCATCTGGCCACCGACAGCCGCGCGGGGCGCTTTGCCGGCACTTTTCCGGCTGCCGAAATCCATGCCATCGCGTCGGCGACCATCGGGTCGAAGAACCCGGTCGCGCTGGCACGTGCGTTCTGGGCCATCTGGAGCGGCGCGCGCGAGGCAGGCAAGGTGATCGCCGAGATCAAGCCGAAGGTGGTGATCGGCTTCGGCGGCTACCCGACATTGCCGCCGGTCTGGGCTGCGACACGGCGCGGCGTGCCGACGATCGTCCATGAACAGAATGCGGTGATGGGGCGCGCCAACAAGGCGCTGGCCGGCCGGGTAACAGCGATCGCAGGCGGGTTCCTGCCGGCCGGGGCCGGCATCCACGCCGGCAAGACCGTCGTGACCGGCAATCCGGTGCGGCCTGCGGTGCTGGAGGCTGCTGGGCAGCCTTACAGCCAGTCGGCAGCAGGCCAGCCATTCAACCTGCTCGTCTTCGGCGGCAGCCAGGGTGCGCAGTTCTTTTCCGATGCCATTCCCGCAGCCATCGCGCTCCTGCCGGACGAGTTGCGCGCCCGTCTTCGCGTCGTCCAGCAGGCGCGCAAGGAAGATGAGACGGCTGTTCGCGGCGCCTATGAAAAACTCGGCGTGCCCGCCGAGGTATCACCCTTCTTCGGTGACATGTCCGCGCGGATCGCGCATGCGCATCTGGTGATCTCACGGTCCGGCGCATCCACCGTCTCCGAGATCGCGGCGATCGGGCGGCCCGCGATCCTCGTGCCCTATCCGCATGCGCTCGATCATGACCAGGCTGCGAATGCCGCAGCACTTGCGGCGGCCGGAGGCGCGGAGGTATGCCCGCAGGCATCGCTGTCGCCTGAAACGATTGCTGCTAAGCTCACCGATCTCATGACCCAGCCGCAGAGATGCGCGGACATGGCAGCCGGCGCGAAATCCGCCGGCAGACCCGACGCCACACGGTTGCTCGCCGACCTCGCAGAGGCTATTGCGTCGGGCCAATCCGTCGAAGCGTTCAAAGGGAGAGTGCAGGCATGA
- the lpxC gene encoding UDP-3-O-acyl-N-acetylglucosamine deacetylase: protein MGIDLHDYQTTLKSRVSLSGMGVHSGKPVSIHFNPADADTGIVFSRIDGDGDSVELRALVAEVGGTDLCTALGDLDGVHVATVEHLLAALSSLGLDNVLIEIDGNEVPILDGSAMMFVEAFDQAGIVQQSVKRRYIRIIKPVRIESGPSWAEFKPYDGTRFEVEIDFESPVIGRQFFAADITPEVFRRDIARARTFGFMKDVERLWAAGYALGSSLENSVVIGDDDRVINIEGLRYPNEFVRHKMLDALGDLALAGARFIGCFRSYRGGHRLNAAALRRLLSDRSAFEVVETGRRERGRGAEMIAVNAPVYAPWMI, encoded by the coding sequence ATGGGGATTGACTTGCACGATTACCAGACGACGCTCAAGTCGCGCGTGTCGCTGTCCGGCATGGGTGTTCACAGCGGAAAGCCCGTTTCCATCCATTTCAATCCGGCGGATGCTGACACCGGAATCGTGTTCTCGCGTATCGACGGGGACGGCGATTCGGTGGAGTTGCGCGCGCTGGTGGCTGAGGTCGGTGGAACCGATCTTTGCACGGCGCTGGGCGATCTTGACGGTGTTCACGTCGCAACCGTCGAGCATCTGCTCGCCGCGCTTTCGTCACTCGGTCTGGATAATGTCCTGATCGAGATCGATGGCAACGAAGTGCCGATCCTCGATGGCAGCGCAATGATGTTCGTCGAGGCGTTCGATCAGGCCGGCATCGTGCAGCAGTCGGTCAAGCGTCGCTATATCAGGATCATCAAGCCTGTCCGCATCGAGAGCGGTCCGTCCTGGGCTGAATTCAAGCCTTATGACGGCACGCGATTCGAGGTCGAGATCGATTTCGAGAGCCCGGTCATCGGACGCCAGTTCTTCGCTGCCGATATTACGCCGGAGGTTTTTCGGCGTGACATTGCGCGGGCACGCACCTTCGGTTTCATGAAGGATGTCGAGCGTCTCTGGGCGGCCGGCTATGCACTCGGTTCCTCGCTCGAGAATTCTGTGGTGATCGGCGACGACGATCGCGTCATCAACATCGAGGGCCTGCGCTATCCGAACGAGTTCGTGCGTCACAAGATGCTGGACGCGTTGGGCGACCTGGCGCTTGCCGGCGCGCGCTTCATCGGCTGCTTCCGCTCCTATCGCGGCGGGCATCGTCTCAATGCCGCGGCACTTCGCAGGCTCCTGTCCGACCGCTCGGCTTTCGAAGTCGTCGAGACCGGTCGTCGCGAGCGTGGTCGCGGTGCCGAGATGATCGCCGTCAATGCGCCGGTCTACGCGCCCTGGATGATCTGA
- a CDS encoding D-alanine--D-alanine ligase yields MAKKHVAVLLGGFSSERQVSLWSGNPCADALEAEGYTVTRVDVGRDVATVLSELRPDVAFNALHGPYGEDGTIQGILEYLQIPYTHSGVLASALAMNKEQAKRVAKAAGIPVAESKVMNRFDIGNTHPMKPPYVVKPVSEGSSFGVVIVKEDQSHPPQVISSTEWRYGDTVMVERFIHGRELTCAVMGDVALGVTEIIPVGHTFYDFDSKYAEGGSKHECPAKVSSFIYQKVQTLALKAHQAIGCRGVSRSDFRYDDRHSENGELIWLEVNTQPGMTPTSLVPEIAAQAGHNFGELLSWMVEDASCLR; encoded by the coding sequence ATGGCGAAGAAGCATGTAGCTGTCCTTCTGGGCGGGTTTTCATCGGAGAGACAGGTCTCGCTCTGGTCCGGCAATCCATGTGCCGATGCGCTCGAGGCGGAGGGCTACACGGTCACGCGGGTCGATGTGGGGCGCGACGTGGCCACGGTGCTCTCCGAGCTTCGTCCCGATGTCGCGTTCAATGCGCTGCACGGCCCCTATGGCGAGGACGGCACCATTCAGGGCATCCTCGAATATCTGCAGATCCCGTATACGCATTCCGGCGTGCTCGCCTCGGCGCTTGCGATGAACAAGGAGCAGGCCAAACGCGTCGCGAAGGCTGCAGGCATTCCTGTCGCCGAATCGAAAGTCATGAACCGTTTCGATATCGGCAACACGCATCCGATGAAGCCGCCTTACGTGGTCAAACCGGTCAGCGAAGGGTCGAGCTTCGGCGTCGTGATCGTGAAGGAGGATCAGTCGCATCCGCCGCAGGTCATCAGCTCCACGGAGTGGCGCTACGGCGACACGGTAATGGTCGAGCGGTTCATCCATGGACGCGAGCTGACATGCGCGGTCATGGGCGATGTGGCGCTTGGCGTGACCGAGATCATTCCGGTCGGTCACACATTCTACGATTTTGATTCAAAATATGCCGAGGGCGGCTCAAAACACGAATGCCCCGCAAAAGTTTCATCCTTTATTTACCAAAAAGTACAGACACTGGCGCTCAAGGCACACCAAGCGATTGGCTGCCGCGGCGTCTCCCGGTCGGACTTCCGTTACGACGATCGCCATTCCGAAAATGGCGAGCTGATCTGGCTGGAAGTCAACACGCAGCCGGGAATGACGCCGACGTCGCTGGTGCCTGAGATTGCCGCGCAAGCGGGACATAATTTTGGTGAGCTCCTGAGTTGGATGGTGGAGGACGCTTCGTGTTTGCGTTGA
- the ftsZ gene encoding cell division protein FtsZ, with protein sequence MTINLQKPDITELKPRITVFGVGGGGGNAVNNMITAGLRGVDFVVANTDAQALTMSKSDRLIQLGAHVTEGLGAGSQPEVGRAAAEECIDEIVDHLSNTHMCFVTAGMGGGTGTGAAPVVARAAREKGILTVGVVTKPFHFEGQRRMKTADLGIEELQKCVDTLIVIPNQNLFRIANDKTTFADAFAMADQVLYSGVACITDLMVKEGLINLDFADVRSVMREMGKAMMGTGEASGDGRAMAAAEAAIANPLLDETSMKGARGLLISITGGRDMTLFEVDEAATRIREEVDQEANIILGATFDEELEGVIRVSVVATGIDKAAADINTAPIQIRQAPQKPIQQQRPVEVRPAAAAPVMQEAPRASDPVAEAIRIAEMNAELAAAPTHAAPEPAFRPHSKLFQQPVEQAPAPQQVHHQEPMRAAPVEMAPQMAQPVQPRMPRVEDFPPVVRAEMQGGHADHHDNEERGPMGLLKRLTAGLSRREEEPARLQPAQPREPRLRQPAPEARRAPSPDAQVYAPKRGQLDDQGRLSVQPRAAQDDDQLEIPAFLRRQAN encoded by the coding sequence ATGACCATCAATCTGCAGAAGCCGGACATCACCGAGCTCAAGCCACGCATCACCGTGTTCGGTGTCGGCGGCGGCGGCGGCAATGCCGTCAACAACATGATCACGGCCGGCCTGAGGGGCGTCGACTTCGTGGTTGCAAACACCGACGCGCAGGCGCTGACGATGTCGAAGTCGGATCGCCTGATCCAGCTCGGCGCCCACGTCACCGAGGGGCTCGGCGCCGGTTCGCAGCCGGAAGTCGGCCGTGCGGCGGCTGAAGAGTGCATCGACGAGATCGTCGATCACCTCTCCAACACCCACATGTGCTTCGTCACCGCCGGCATGGGCGGCGGAACCGGCACCGGTGCTGCCCCCGTCGTTGCGCGTGCGGCGCGCGAAAAGGGCATCCTCACCGTCGGCGTCGTCACCAAGCCGTTCCACTTCGAAGGCCAGCGCCGCATGAAGACCGCGGACCTCGGCATCGAGGAACTGCAGAAGTGCGTCGACACGCTGATCGTCATCCCGAACCAGAACCTGTTCCGGATCGCCAACGACAAGACCACCTTCGCCGATGCTTTCGCGATGGCCGACCAGGTGCTCTATTCGGGCGTCGCCTGCATCACCGACCTGATGGTCAAGGAAGGCCTCATCAATCTCGACTTCGCCGACGTTCGTTCGGTGATGCGCGAGATGGGCAAGGCGATGATGGGCACCGGCGAAGCATCCGGCGACGGCCGCGCAATGGCTGCCGCGGAGGCCGCGATCGCCAATCCGCTCCTCGACGAGACCTCGATGAAGGGCGCGCGTGGCCTGCTGATCTCCATCACCGGCGGCCGCGACATGACGCTGTTCGAAGTCGACGAGGCTGCAACCCGCATCCGTGAAGAAGTCGACCAGGAAGCCAACATCATCCTCGGCGCGACGTTCGACGAGGAACTGGAAGGCGTCATCCGCGTCTCGGTCGTTGCGACCGGCATCGACAAGGCGGCAGCCGACATCAACACGGCGCCGATCCAGATCCGCCAGGCGCCGCAGAAGCCGATCCAGCAGCAGCGTCCCGTCGAGGTGCGCCCTGCAGCAGCGGCACCCGTCATGCAGGAAGCGCCGCGCGCTTCCGACCCGGTCGCCGAAGCCATCCGCATCGCCGAGATGAACGCCGAACTCGCGGCGGCACCAACGCATGCGGCACCCGAGCCGGCATTCCGCCCGCACAGCAAGCTGTTCCAGCAGCCGGTCGAGCAGGCGCCAGCACCGCAGCAGGTTCATCATCAGGAGCCGATGCGTGCGGCACCCGTCGAGATGGCCCCGCAGATGGCTCAGCCGGTCCAGCCGCGCATGCCGCGCGTGGAAGACTTCCCGCCGGTGGTTCGCGCCGAGATGCAGGGCGGACATGCCGATCATCACGACAATGAGGAGCGGGGCCCGATGGGTCTGCTCAAGCGCCTGACCGCCGGTCTGTCGCGTCGTGAGGAAGAGCCTGCACGTCTGCAGCCCGCGCAGCCGCGCGAGCCGCGCCTTCGTCAGCCGGCCCCCGAGGCGCGTCGCGCACCGAGCCCGGACGCGCAGGTCTATGCTCCCAAGCGTGGCCAGCTCGACGATCAGGGCCGCCTTTCCGTGCAGCCGCGTGCGGCTCAGGACGACGATCAGCTGGAGATTCCGGCCTTCCTTCGCAGGCAGGCAAACTAG
- the ftsW gene encoding putative lipid II flippase FtsW has protein sequence MVSRVDRGRVSNWWWTIDRWFFAAFLTLMGLGVVLSFAASPAVAERIGLDSYHFVTRQMMFMLPALVVMIGVSFLNSRQVRRLALVMLAGSLVLMVVALYFGVEIKGSRRWVHIAGISIQPSEYMKPAFVIICAWLFSEHARRPDIPGNLFAMILLGVVLALLVAQPDLGQTLLVLATWGVMFFMAGMPWFWIVVLGGAGIGVAFAGYTFFPHVAERIDRFLTGEGDTFQVDMGRDALIRGGWLGQGPGEGTVKRILPDSHTDFVFAVAGEEFGIIVCLLIAGLFAFVVLRGLAKSTRESDDFSRYAVSGLVVLFGLQSIINMGVNLQLLPAKGMTLPFISYGGSSLVAMAISMGMVLALSRKDPQKRIRVGEPRIGASMQPAE, from the coding sequence ATGGTCAGCCGTGTAGACAGAGGACGTGTGTCGAACTGGTGGTGGACGATCGACCGCTGGTTCTTTGCTGCATTCCTGACCCTGATGGGTCTGGGGGTGGTGCTGTCGTTCGCGGCGAGCCCCGCGGTCGCGGAGCGCATCGGCCTCGACAGCTATCATTTCGTCACCCGCCAGATGATGTTCATGCTGCCCGCACTGGTCGTGATGATCGGCGTGTCGTTCCTCAATTCGCGGCAGGTGCGACGTCTCGCACTGGTGATGCTCGCCGGCTCGCTCGTTCTGATGGTCGTGGCGCTCTATTTCGGTGTCGAGATCAAGGGTTCGCGGCGCTGGGTGCATATCGCCGGCATCTCGATCCAGCCTTCCGAATACATGAAGCCCGCCTTCGTGATCATCTGCGCGTGGCTGTTCTCCGAACATGCGCGCCGTCCCGACATTCCGGGCAATCTGTTCGCGATGATCCTGCTGGGCGTGGTCCTGGCGCTTCTGGTCGCGCAGCCCGACCTGGGACAGACGCTTCTGGTGCTCGCTACCTGGGGCGTGATGTTCTTCATGGCCGGCATGCCCTGGTTCTGGATCGTCGTCCTCGGCGGCGCAGGCATCGGCGTGGCCTTCGCGGGGTATACGTTCTTCCCGCACGTCGCCGAGCGCATCGACCGCTTCCTGACGGGCGAAGGCGATACGTTCCAGGTCGATATGGGCCGGGACGCGCTGATACGCGGGGGATGGCTCGGTCAGGGACCGGGCGAGGGCACGGTAAAGCGCATCCTTCCCGACAGTCACACCGACTTCGTGTTTGCGGTCGCGGGCGAGGAGTTCGGCATCATCGTCTGCCTCTTGATCGCCGGCCTGTTCGCCTTCGTGGTGCTGCGCGGGCTTGCCAAGTCGACGCGCGAGAGCGACGATTTTTCACGATACGCCGTGTCGGGCCTCGTCGTGCTCTTCGGGCTCCAGTCCATCATCAATATGGGCGTCAACCTTCAGCTTCTGCCGGCCAAGGGCATGACGCTGCCGTTCATCTCCTATGGCGGCTCGTCGCTGGTCGCGATGGCGATCTCGATGGGCATGGTGCTCGCGCTGTCGCGCAAGGACCCGCAGAAGCGGATCCGCGTGGGCGAACCGCGCATCGGCGCGTCCATGCAGCCGGCCGAGTAG